The following proteins come from a genomic window of Limnohabitans sp. 103DPR2:
- the purE gene encoding 5-(carboxyamino)imidazole ribonucleotide mutase: MTSTASKAKTRIGVVMGSSSDWDTMQHAVQILQQFGIDHEAKVVSAHRMPDEMFTYAETALERGLMAIIAGAGGAAHLPGMLAAKTVVPVLGVPVASKHLQGVDSLHSIVQMPKGIPVATFAIGAAGAANAALFAVAMLAQHDAALQAKLAQFRKDQTAVAQAMTLPPVGTA, from the coding sequence ATGACATCTACCGCATCCAAAGCCAAAACACGCATCGGCGTGGTCATGGGTTCCAGTTCCGACTGGGACACGATGCAGCACGCAGTCCAGATTCTCCAACAGTTTGGCATCGATCACGAAGCCAAAGTGGTCTCGGCGCACAGAATGCCCGATGAAATGTTCACTTATGCCGAAACTGCGCTGGAACGCGGCTTGATGGCCATCATTGCTGGGGCGGGTGGCGCGGCGCACTTGCCAGGCATGTTGGCGGCAAAGACCGTGGTGCCCGTCTTGGGTGTGCCAGTGGCTAGCAAGCATTTGCAGGGCGTTGATTCTTTGCACAGCATTGTGCAAATGCCCAAAGGCATTCCTGTGGCCACCTTTGCCATTGGCGCAGCAGGCGCGGCCAATGCCGCTTTGTTTGCGGTAGCCATGCTGGCGCAACACGACGCTGCCTTGCAAGCCAAGCTGGCGCAGTTCAGAAAAGATCAGACCGCCGTGGCGCAAGCGATGACACTGCCGCCAGTGGGCACTGCGTGA
- the trxA gene encoding thioredoxin, producing the protein MIDVTVETFEAEVIAASMTTPVLVDFWAPWCGPCKTLGPLLEKMEEAYGGRFKLVKIDSDQEQQLAAAFGIRSIPTCVMLKNGQPVDGFMGAVPEGKLREFLDKHVPGENEILAEAEVQEAEALLESGDLETAQSKLLEALEANPENDDARFDLVKLLISMGQLDTAGTVLQPCLSQIPLKMRFEALKQWLDALNFVTTDPMGQWPLEKFDELIAANKRDFDARFAKARLLLASDDWTGAMDELLEIIMRDKKWNDEAPRKTMVGLLELLTPVIPKGGADHTGKSAGGIELMGKSAVQEDPQAAMVSSYRRKLSMMLN; encoded by the coding sequence ATGATCGATGTCACCGTAGAAACTTTTGAAGCCGAGGTCATTGCCGCCTCTATGACCACCCCTGTTTTGGTGGACTTTTGGGCCCCTTGGTGCGGTCCTTGCAAAACCTTGGGCCCACTCTTGGAAAAAATGGAAGAAGCCTATGGCGGCCGCTTCAAACTGGTCAAAATCGACTCCGACCAAGAACAACAACTGGCCGCCGCCTTTGGCATTCGCAGCATCCCCACCTGCGTGATGCTGAAAAACGGCCAACCCGTGGATGGCTTCATGGGCGCCGTGCCCGAGGGCAAGCTGCGTGAATTCCTCGACAAGCACGTCCCCGGCGAGAACGAAATCTTGGCCGAAGCCGAAGTGCAAGAAGCGGAAGCCTTGTTGGAATCGGGCGACTTGGAAACTGCCCAAAGCAAGTTGCTCGAAGCCTTGGAAGCCAACCCCGAAAACGACGACGCCAGATTTGACCTCGTTAAGCTGCTGATCAGCATGGGCCAACTCGACACGGCAGGTACGGTGCTCCAACCCTGCTTGTCGCAAATACCTCTCAAAATGCGCTTTGAAGCATTGAAGCAATGGCTCGACGCATTGAACTTCGTCACCACCGACCCCATGGGCCAATGGCCCCTGGAAAAGTTTGACGAATTGATCGCCGCCAACAAGCGCGACTTCGACGCACGCTTTGCCAAAGCACGCTTGTTGTTGGCCAGCGACGACTGGACGGGCGCCATGGACGAGCTCTTAGAGATCATCATGCGCGACAAAAAATGGAACGACGAAGCACCGCGCAAAACCATGGTGGGCTTGCTGGAGTTGCTCACCCCAGTGATCCCCAAAGGCGGTGCCGATCACACGGGCAAATCGGCTGGCGGCATTGAACTGATGGGCAAGAGTGCGGTGCAAGAAGACCCTCAAGCGGCCATGGTGTCGAGCTATCGCCGCAAGCTCAGCATGATGCTGAACTGA
- a CDS encoding Mpo1 family 2-hydroxy fatty acid dioxygenase: MISLFRSAPELMVQYAHYHRDRRNIVTHLVGIPLIVLSIGMLLSLVSFDMGGNIISLAAVLWVLSTAWYLTRGNLLLGLATSAVNGALIALAHTPEAATGWGLGALWDAAWFPGLAVFVIGWIIQFVGHIFEGRKPAFVDDVVGLLVGPMFVVGEVLMMAGMLRSMHGLIESQAGATR; encoded by the coding sequence ATGATCAGTTTGTTTCGCTCGGCCCCCGAACTCATGGTGCAGTACGCGCACTATCACCGCGATCGTCGTAACATCGTCACGCATCTGGTGGGCATTCCTTTGATCGTGTTGTCGATTGGCATGTTGCTGTCACTGGTGTCCTTCGACATGGGCGGCAACATCATCAGCTTGGCGGCGGTGCTGTGGGTGCTTTCAACAGCGTGGTATCTCACCCGCGGCAACTTGTTGTTGGGCTTGGCCACCAGCGCCGTCAACGGTGCTTTGATTGCCTTGGCCCACACCCCCGAGGCCGCCACAGGTTGGGGCCTCGGTGCGCTTTGGGATGCCGCCTGGTTTCCAGGTTTAGCCGTGTTTGTGATCGGTTGGATCATTCAGTTTGTGGGCCACATTTTTGAAGGTCGCAAACCCGCGTTTGTCGACGATGTGGTGGGCCTGTTGGTGGGCCCAATGTTCGTGGTCGGTGAGGTCTTGATGATGGCCGGCATGCTGCGCAGCATGCACGGCTTGATAGAGTCTCAAGCGGGCGCAACCCGCTGA
- a CDS encoding phosphoribosylaminoimidazolesuccinocarboxamide synthase yields MNTAAIHNSALHTSALTSLTLLARGKVRDNYAVGTDRILMVASDRISAFDVIMGEPIPGKGVLLTQMALYWFDKLGPNGLNLCPIHLTGDAPESVVSAAEVPQVKGRSMLVKRLKPIPVEAVVRGYLAGSGWKEYQEGQQVCGVKLPAGLKNASKLPEPIYTPAAKAAVGDHDENITFEKTVEMIGLDLATRIKDISIAIYKAASDIAAQKGIIIADTKFEFGLDADGTLVLMDEVLTPDSSRYWPAESYMEGVNPPSYDKQFLRDWLESTLVNGKPWDKTPPAPRLPRDVIEKTSAKYEEALQRLTR; encoded by the coding sequence ATGAACACTGCTGCCATCCACAATTCCGCTTTGCACACCTCCGCTTTGACATCCCTCACCTTGCTCGCTCGCGGCAAGGTGCGTGACAACTATGCTGTAGGCACCGACCGCATCCTGATGGTGGCCTCCGACCGCATCAGCGCCTTCGACGTCATCATGGGTGAGCCCATTCCAGGCAAAGGCGTCTTGCTGACGCAAATGGCTTTGTATTGGTTTGACAAGTTGGGCCCCAATGGCTTGAACTTGTGTCCCATTCACCTCACAGGGGATGCCCCCGAAAGCGTGGTCAGTGCAGCTGAAGTGCCTCAAGTCAAAGGCCGCTCCATGCTGGTCAAGCGCCTGAAACCCATTCCGGTTGAAGCCGTGGTGCGCGGTTATTTGGCGGGCAGTGGCTGGAAAGAATACCAAGAGGGCCAGCAAGTTTGCGGCGTGAAGTTGCCTGCTGGTTTGAAAAATGCCAGCAAGTTGCCCGAGCCCATTTACACGCCGGCTGCCAAAGCCGCTGTGGGCGATCACGACGAAAACATCACGTTCGAAAAAACCGTCGAGATGATTGGCCTTGATTTGGCCACCCGCATCAAAGACATCAGCATTGCCATCTACAAAGCGGCCAGCGACATTGCGGCCCAAAAGGGCATCATCATTGCCGACACCAAATTTGAATTTGGTTTGGACGCCGATGGCACTTTGGTCTTGATGGACGAGGTGCTCACACCCGATTCATCACGCTACTGGCCTGCTGAAAGTTACATGGAGGGCGTGAACCCGCCCAGCTACGACAAGCAGTTTTTGCGCGATTGGCTGGAGAGCACCTTGGTCAACGGCAAGCCTTGGGACAAAACCCCGCCAGCTCCTCGTTTACCCCGTGATGTGATTGAAAAGACCTCGGCAAAATACGAGGAAGCGCTGCAGCGATTGACGCGTTAA
- the fba gene encoding class II fructose-bisphosphate aldolase (catalyzes the reversible aldol condensation of dihydroxyacetonephosphate and glyceraldehyde 3-phosphate in the Calvin cycle, glycolysis, and/or gluconeogenesis), whose protein sequence is MALVSMRELLDHAAANGYGIPAFNVNNLEQVQAIMEAAKETGAPVIMQASAGARKYAGEGFLKLLIQAAVETYPEIPVVMHQDHGQSPDVCQGAINLGFSSVMMDGSLEADGKTIASYEYNLEVTQKVVAMAHKLGITVEGELGCLGSLETMQGDKEDGHGTDAVMTREQLLTDPEQAADFVKRTQLDALAIAIGTSHGAYKFTRKPTGDILAIDRIQAIHKRIPNTHLVMHGSSSVPQDLLAIIREFGGNMKETYGVPVEEIQKAIKFGVRKVNIDTDIRLAMTAAVRKFMVQNPEKFDPREWLKPAREAAKQICKQRYIEFGCEGQASKIKGHSLQVVAAQYAKGELAQVVH, encoded by the coding sequence ATGGCACTCGTTTCAATGCGCGAGCTGCTGGACCATGCGGCCGCCAACGGCTACGGCATTCCAGCTTTCAACGTCAACAACCTGGAACAAGTTCAGGCCATCATGGAGGCGGCCAAAGAGACTGGCGCCCCCGTCATCATGCAAGCCTCTGCCGGTGCCCGCAAATATGCCGGTGAAGGTTTCTTGAAGTTGTTGATTCAAGCCGCCGTCGAGACCTATCCAGAAATTCCCGTGGTGATGCACCAAGACCACGGCCAAAGCCCCGATGTGTGCCAAGGCGCCATCAACTTGGGTTTCAGCTCCGTCATGATGGATGGCAGCTTGGAAGCCGATGGCAAAACCATTGCCAGTTACGAATACAACCTGGAAGTGACCCAAAAAGTGGTGGCCATGGCCCACAAGTTGGGCATCACCGTGGAAGGTGAATTGGGCTGCTTGGGTTCTTTGGAAACCATGCAAGGCGACAAAGAAGACGGCCACGGTACTGACGCCGTGATGACCCGTGAACAGCTCCTGACCGATCCTGAGCAGGCGGCTGACTTTGTGAAGCGCACCCAGCTCGATGCCTTGGCCATTGCCATCGGCACCAGCCACGGCGCCTACAAGTTCACCCGCAAGCCCACGGGCGACATCTTGGCCATTGACCGCATCCAAGCCATTCACAAGCGCATCCCCAACACCCATTTGGTGATGCACGGCTCGTCTAGCGTGCCCCAAGACTTGTTGGCCATCATTCGTGAATTTGGCGGCAACATGAAAGAAACCTACGGCGTGCCCGTGGAAGAAATTCAAAAGGCCATCAAGTTTGGCGTTCGCAAGGTCAACATCGACACCGACATCCGTTTGGCCATGACCGCAGCGGTCCGCAAGTTCATGGTGCAAAACCCCGAGAAGTTTGACCCCCGCGAATGGCTCAAGCCAGCCCGTGAAGCGGCCAAACAAATTTGCAAGCAGCGCTACATCGAGTTTGGCTGTGAAGGCCAGGCGTCCAAAATCAAAGGCCACAGCTTGCAAGTGGTGGCGGCGCAGTACGCAAAAGGTGAGTTGGCGCAAGTCGTTCACTGA
- a CDS encoding phosphatase PAP2 family protein, translating to MFKDRPLFSSLHSQASWRPDAVISLIGLLILLAWDFSGGDMQMAQWWGESSGFALRDNWWMVKVMHEGMRNAGWVLLLALVVGIWRPWGSLRHLATGDRAGLFLSVVCALLAVTLIKGISKTSCPWDLQVFGGTASYISHWNVFEMDGGGGHCFPAGHASTGFAFMAAYFGLRQSGAPSARIWLVCALLAGLVLGVSQQMRGAHFMSHTLWTAWLSWSVGWLSHGLFSRLRGKS from the coding sequence ATGTTCAAAGACCGCCCCCTTTTTTCTAGCCTTCACTCGCAAGCGTCCTGGCGGCCCGATGCGGTGATCAGCTTGATCGGCCTTTTGATCTTGTTGGCGTGGGACTTCTCGGGCGGGGACATGCAAATGGCGCAGTGGTGGGGTGAGTCCAGCGGTTTTGCGCTAAGAGACAACTGGTGGATGGTCAAGGTGATGCACGAAGGCATGCGCAATGCCGGCTGGGTGCTGTTGCTGGCCTTGGTGGTCGGAATTTGGCGGCCCTGGGGCAGCTTGCGCCATTTGGCCACCGGCGATCGAGCTGGCCTGTTTTTATCGGTGGTGTGCGCCCTTTTGGCAGTGACGCTGATCAAAGGCATCAGCAAAACCAGCTGCCCATGGGACCTGCAAGTGTTTGGCGGCACGGCCAGTTACATCTCCCACTGGAATGTGTTTGAAATGGATGGCGGCGGCGGGCATTGTTTTCCAGCAGGCCATGCCTCCACCGGATTCGCCTTCATGGCCGCCTACTTCGGCCTGCGTCAAAGTGGCGCTCCCAGCGCTCGCATTTGGTTGGTTTGCGCCTTGTTGGCGGGCTTGGTCTTGGGCGTGTCTCAGCAAATGCGCGGCGCCCACTTCATGAGCCACACCCTCTGGACCGCTTGGCTAAGCTGGTCCGTGGGCTGGCTGAGCCATGGGTTGTTCAGTCGCTTGCGCGGCAAATCTTGA
- the pyk gene encoding pyruvate kinase produces the protein MPSRATKIVATLGPASSEPALLEAMIRAGVNVVRLNFSHGKAQDHIDRARLVREAAARAGREVAIMADLQGPKIRVGKFEEGKVMLEPGAKFVLDASRTELGDLSGVGLDYKELPRDVKAGDVLLLNDGLIVLTVDSVKGEQVHTTVKLGGELSNNKGINKQGGGLTAPALTGKDMEDIKTAMSFQADYVAVSFPKNATDMEMARQLANVAAAQYNHKPGLIAKIERAEAIPRLEEILLASDGIMVARGDLAVEVGNAVVPALQKRMIKLARQHDKVVITATQMMESMITNPVPTRAEVSDVANAVLDGTDAVMLSAETAAGKYPLETVEEMAKICLAAENAEEFELDGDFSGQTFSRIDQSIAMGALFTAHHLNAKAIVALTDSGSTALWMSRHRVKIPIYALTTKLSSQRKMALYRNVRPLLMDTSAVRDTALAQAESHLKSRGIVSGGDIYAITCGEPMGAPGGTNMLKICRASD, from the coding sequence ATGCCCAGTCGCGCTACTAAAATTGTTGCCACCTTAGGCCCTGCATCCAGCGAGCCCGCATTGCTCGAAGCCATGATTCGGGCGGGTGTGAATGTGGTTCGTTTGAACTTCAGCCACGGCAAAGCGCAAGACCACATTGACCGTGCGCGTTTGGTTCGCGAAGCTGCTGCACGCGCAGGTCGCGAAGTGGCCATCATGGCCGATTTGCAAGGCCCCAAAATTCGCGTTGGCAAGTTTGAAGAAGGCAAAGTGATGCTCGAGCCCGGCGCCAAGTTTGTGCTGGACGCATCGCGCACCGAACTTGGTGATTTGTCAGGTGTCGGCTTGGACTACAAAGAACTGCCCCGCGATGTGAAGGCTGGCGATGTGTTGTTGCTCAACGATGGCTTGATTGTGCTCACCGTCGATTCGGTGAAGGGCGAGCAAGTGCACACCACCGTCAAGTTGGGCGGTGAGTTGTCCAACAACAAAGGCATCAACAAACAAGGTGGCGGCTTAACGGCGCCTGCCCTCACCGGCAAAGACATGGAAGACATCAAAACAGCGATGAGCTTCCAAGCCGACTACGTGGCGGTGAGTTTCCCCAAAAACGCCACCGACATGGAAATGGCCCGTCAGTTGGCCAATGTTGCGGCTGCCCAATACAACCACAAGCCTGGCTTGATTGCCAAGATTGAACGCGCAGAAGCCATCCCCCGTTTGGAAGAAATTTTGCTGGCCAGCGACGGCATCATGGTGGCCCGTGGCGACTTGGCCGTTGAGGTCGGCAACGCAGTGGTGCCGGCTTTGCAAAAACGCATGATCAAGTTGGCGCGTCAGCACGACAAAGTCGTGATCACGGCCACGCAAATGATGGAGAGCATGATCACCAACCCCGTGCCCACACGCGCCGAGGTGAGTGACGTGGCCAATGCGGTGCTGGATGGCACCGATGCCGTCATGCTGAGCGCAGAAACAGCCGCCGGCAAGTACCCGCTCGAAACTGTGGAAGAAATGGCCAAGATCTGTTTGGCGGCAGAAAATGCTGAAGAGTTTGAACTCGATGGTGACTTCAGTGGCCAAACCTTCAGCCGCATTGACCAGTCTATTGCCATGGGCGCTTTGTTCACGGCGCACCACCTCAATGCCAAAGCCATTGTGGCGCTCACCGATTCAGGCTCTACCGCTTTGTGGATGAGCCGTCACCGCGTGAAAATTCCAATTTACGCGCTGACCACCAAGCTGTCATCGCAGCGCAAGATGGCGCTGTACCGCAATGTGCGCCCCTTGTTGATGGACACCAGTGCAGTCCGCGATACCGCATTGGCGCAAGCTGAAAGTCACTTGAAGAGTCGCGGCATTGTGTCGGGCGGTGACATTTATGCCATCACCTGCGGCGAGCCCATGGGCGCGCCAGGCGGCACCAACATGCTCAAGATTTGCCGCGCAAGCGACTGA
- a CDS encoding Bug family tripartite tricarboxylate transporter substrate binding protein: protein MSHLIAQASAFTRRGTLCCAALALCSTLWSTQVSAQNASNAYPSGPVTLLVPFTTGTGADLLARLLGPKLADKWKVSVVTDNKAGASGSIGTGVAAKAAPNGLTVLVTATAHGTFPALMPKLPFNPQQAFTPVILLGTSALGVATSAKSPFKDFKEFQDSAKKQPGVLNYSSPGTGSPQHLAMELMAQETNIKLLHVPYKGTAGALTDLMGGHVDASIVALQTAAPHLQNGALRMLALMSAERSPAFPNVPTLKELGVANGVVETWYGVFVPAATPADVVAKLNADFNSLLQLPDVKETMNKQGMVVVGGKPERMGDLAKNELSRWARVVEKAGIKAEN, encoded by the coding sequence ATGTCTCACCTCATCGCCCAAGCTTCTGCCTTCACTCGCCGAGGGACTTTGTGTTGCGCGGCCCTGGCTTTGTGCAGCACTTTGTGGAGCACCCAAGTCAGCGCGCAAAACGCAAGCAATGCGTATCCTTCAGGTCCCGTCACCTTGTTGGTGCCCTTCACAACTGGCACAGGTGCCGACCTGTTGGCGCGACTGCTCGGTCCCAAGTTGGCTGACAAGTGGAAAGTATCGGTGGTCACCGACAACAAAGCCGGTGCCAGTGGCTCGATTGGCACAGGTGTGGCCGCCAAGGCTGCGCCCAATGGGTTGACGGTGCTGGTGACGGCCACGGCTCACGGAACCTTCCCAGCCTTGATGCCCAAACTTCCCTTCAATCCACAACAAGCATTCACACCCGTGATTTTGTTGGGCACCAGTGCGTTGGGTGTGGCAACGTCTGCCAAATCGCCCTTCAAAGATTTCAAAGAATTTCAAGACAGCGCAAAGAAACAACCTGGTGTGTTGAATTACTCATCACCTGGAACAGGTTCGCCGCAACACTTGGCCATGGAGTTGATGGCCCAAGAAACCAACATCAAACTGCTTCACGTGCCCTACAAAGGGACAGCAGGTGCTTTGACCGACTTGATGGGGGGTCACGTAGACGCCAGCATTGTGGCGCTGCAGACCGCAGCCCCGCATTTGCAAAACGGCGCTCTGCGCATGCTGGCTTTGATGAGTGCTGAACGTTCACCCGCATTTCCCAACGTGCCCACCTTGAAAGAATTGGGCGTGGCCAATGGTGTGGTTGAAACTTGGTACGGGGTGTTCGTCCCCGCAGCCACACCCGCAGACGTGGTGGCCAAACTCAACGCCGATTTCAACAGCTTGTTGCAATTGCCCGATGTGAAAGAAACCATGAACAAGCAAGGCATGGTCGTTGTGGGCGGCAAGCCCGAGCGCATGGGTGACTTGGCCAAGAACGAACTGAGTCGTTGGGCGCGGGTGGTTGAAAAAGCGGGCATCAAGGCCGAGAACTGA
- a CDS encoding class II aldolase/adducin family protein produces the protein MSTSISQLKEDLAIANQILANEGVFDGFGHISVRHPDNPERFFIARSMAPASVTAQDIVECDLNGEVHDAQGRKSYLERFIHSAIFKKRPDVNSVVHSHSPAIIPFGVTGARLRPICHMSGFLGSNVPTFEIRNTLGETSDMLIRNQSIGESLADTLGNNTVALLRGHGNVVVANSIQLAVFRAYYTEGNAKLQAEAMRMSFGMGLGEPVYLSDDEARNSAETNAGQVERPWNVWKSKLPK, from the coding sequence ATGAGCACATCTATCTCCCAACTGAAAGAAGACTTGGCCATTGCCAACCAAATATTGGCCAACGAAGGCGTTTTCGATGGCTTTGGTCACATCAGCGTGCGCCATCCTGACAACCCTGAGCGCTTCTTCATTGCCCGAAGCATGGCGCCCGCCTCTGTGACTGCGCAAGACATTGTGGAGTGCGACTTGAACGGCGAAGTGCACGATGCACAGGGACGCAAGTCGTATTTGGAGCGCTTCATTCACAGCGCTATTTTCAAAAAACGTCCGGATGTCAATTCGGTGGTGCACAGCCATTCGCCTGCCATCATTCCCTTTGGCGTTACTGGTGCGCGACTGCGACCCATTTGCCACATGAGTGGCTTCTTGGGCAGCAATGTGCCGACCTTTGAAATTCGCAACACGTTGGGCGAAACATCGGACATGTTGATTCGCAACCAAAGCATTGGTGAGTCCTTGGCCGATACCTTGGGCAACAACACCGTGGCCTTGTTGCGCGGACATGGCAACGTGGTGGTGGCCAACTCCATTCAACTGGCCGTGTTCCGAGCCTATTACACAGAAGGCAATGCCAAACTGCAAGCCGAAGCCATGCGCATGAGTTTTGGCATGGGATTGGGCGAGCCTGTGTATTTGTCGGACGACGAAGCGCGCAACTCTGCAGAGACCAATGCGGGTCAAGTTGAGCGTCCTTGGAATGTTTGGAAAAGCAAACTGCCCAAGTAA
- a CDS encoding ABC transporter substrate-binding protein, which translates to MQKLVKRFEMSLKTKWAPLMAAVVWGLCAVTPLRAQPAAAALANPHEAIYMYKSADREAWLLERAKKEGGLTLYTSLSPTESGPLSAMFEKKYGIKLTIWRGLSDGVVQRVVNESRAKRHVVDVVETNGPEMEILAREKMLSEFYSPHLVDLPQGMIPKHRLWMPDRVNFFVVAFNTQKLKLEDLPKHYEGFTEAKWKGRIAIEATDAEWMGGLVNSLGEQRGMTFFKKLSDQKPDVRKGHILLAQMVAAGETDVGLTIYNANAQSLKQRGAPIDWVPMEPTLARPQGVGVVRQAPHPHAAALFADFIISPEAQALLNSMGRPPANQKVKSNLNNFNYVLTDPGIVVDEAEKWNQHWTRLFLTK; encoded by the coding sequence ATGCAAAAGCTTGTGAAACGCTTTGAAATGTCTTTGAAAACCAAATGGGCGCCTTTGATGGCGGCCGTGGTTTGGGGGCTTTGTGCTGTCACGCCATTGCGTGCACAGCCGGCCGCTGCTGCATTGGCCAATCCCCATGAAGCCATCTACATGTACAAATCAGCCGATCGAGAAGCTTGGCTGTTGGAGCGCGCCAAAAAAGAGGGGGGGCTGACGCTTTACACCTCTTTGTCGCCCACAGAGTCAGGCCCGTTGTCAGCGATGTTTGAGAAAAAATACGGCATCAAGTTGACGATTTGGCGCGGACTGAGTGACGGCGTGGTGCAACGCGTGGTGAATGAAAGCCGTGCCAAGCGCCATGTGGTGGATGTGGTGGAAACCAACGGCCCAGAAATGGAAATTTTGGCCCGCGAAAAAATGTTGAGTGAGTTCTACAGTCCTCACCTCGTCGATTTGCCGCAGGGCATGATTCCCAAACACCGGCTTTGGATGCCCGATCGTGTGAATTTCTTTGTGGTGGCCTTCAATACCCAAAAACTGAAACTGGAAGACCTGCCCAAACACTATGAAGGCTTTACAGAAGCCAAGTGGAAGGGCCGAATTGCCATTGAAGCCACCGATGCCGAGTGGATGGGTGGCCTGGTGAATTCGTTGGGTGAGCAACGCGGCATGACATTTTTCAAAAAACTGTCTGATCAAAAACCAGATGTGCGCAAGGGTCACATTTTGTTGGCTCAAATGGTGGCAGCAGGCGAAACCGATGTAGGCCTGACCATCTACAACGCCAATGCGCAGTCTTTGAAACAGCGCGGCGCGCCCATCGACTGGGTGCCGATGGAGCCAACTTTGGCAAGGCCGCAAGGTGTTGGCGTTGTGCGTCAAGCACCGCATCCCCACGCAGCCGCTTTGTTTGCCGACTTTATTATTTCGCCAGAGGCCCAGGCTTTGCTGAACAGCATGGGCCGCCCGCCTGCCAATCAAAAAGTGAAATCCAATTTGAACAATTTCAATTACGTCCTCACCGATCCTGGCATTGTGGTGGACGAGGCTGAAAAGTGGAACCAACATTGGACACGGCTTTTTTTAACCAAATAA